Proteins from a genomic interval of Capsicum annuum cultivar UCD-10X-F1 chromosome 4, UCD10Xv1.1, whole genome shotgun sequence:
- the LOC107867220 gene encoding uncharacterized protein LOC107867220 codes for MTISDAVVSNLTTFYLLVIAAMKAYGLITGRSYSGVFVLIVSTAIVGGVLIVSLTWDVTRKATSYAMTRNHHDDRRHHSEELCRGGICWHGVAVRSPASQFRFRLPQHQNR; via the coding sequence ATGACAATTTCAGATGCAGTAGTGTCCAATTTAACGACGTTTTACCTGTTAGTGATAGCCGCGATGAAGGCGTACGGATTGATAACTGGGCGGAGCTACAGCGGAGTTTTTGTACTGATTGTATCAACAGCAATTGTTGGAGGCGTACTGATTGTGAGTCTGACTTGGGATGTGACTCGTAAAGCTACATCATATGCAATGACACGAAATCATCATGATGATCGTCGTCATCATTCTGAGGAGTTGTGTAGAGGCGGTATATGTTGGCATGGTGTTGCTGTTAGATCTCCAGCGTCGCAGTTTCGGTTTCGGCTTCCTCAGCATCAGAATCGTTAG